One Pogoniulus pusillus isolate bPogPus1 chromosome 22, bPogPus1.pri, whole genome shotgun sequence DNA segment encodes these proteins:
- the LOC135185081 gene encoding protocadherin beta-16-like isoform X8 translates to MPESQGDGVCLLWRRTAWNGRRSRGSPRQVISFLLCVCVWQSAAESLRYSLAEEMERDSLVGNIAQDLGLAPSQLAARKARVVSDENQQFFRLNPSSGVLTAKESLDREEICPQSETCMLFFTLFLDNPLELIRGEVEVLDVNDNSPLFPQKEIVLKIPETTVPGYRFPIESAHDKDVGINGLQNYSLEYNSHFSLDVAREETGVELVLERPLDREEQQEMTLHLNAIDGGSPPRSGTAKIRIVVLDVNDNTPVFNKKVYEVRLAENSPPGQLVVRIAATDPDEGSYGKVQYSFTQTSEEFRQLFDLNPDTGEIRVAGSLDFEEVKKHEMMVKATDGGELFSHCKVLVEVTDVNDNAPEIQLTSHTASIPEDAPPRTVVALYSVRDRDSGDNGRTECIIDGDLPFTLTPTFGNFYELRTSAALDRETRAEYNISIRATDWGQPRLSALESLWVQVGDVNDNAPAFSQELYSLWVTENNRPMVRIGRVQASDADAGSNARVQYALVRGEGAEQPALSVNAESGEVYVVRALDYERLRALEVRVRATDGGWPALSAQAVLRVLVRDENDNAPVVLHPGGESGAGAGELVPRWAPAGDLVAKVVAVDADAGQNAWLSYELAKATEPGLFRLGPHSGELRTARAVAERDAPRHSLVVLVRDRGQPPRSASATLAVALLRDFSDAHASLAHDPPPHEPDHTLTLYLIACLACVSALCLATGLAALLTKLRRDRRKRAEPLPTFPTAVPDSDAGSLPRSLVYDVCLATGTLSSDFRFLGPFLPCFPAEVPPGAAPQRISVCSQDPTSVGEGGNSAAQAPLSKDTGPRPAEAACPANVGMDPSTASDQKHWLTHE, encoded by the exons ATGCCGGAAAGCCAGGGGGACGGTGTCTGCCTTCTGTGGAGAAGAACGGCGTGGAACGGGAGACggagcagaggcagccccaggcaagtgatctccttccttctgtgcGTTTGCGTGTGGCAGAGCGCGGCCGAAAGCCTCCGCTATTCTCTGgcggaggagatggagagggactcGTTGGTGGGCAATATCGCGCAGGACCTGGGGCTTGCTCCGAGCCAGCTGGCGGCTCGCAAGGCGCGCGTTGTGTCCGATGAGAACCAGCAATTCTTCCGCCTGAACCCGAGCAGCGGAGTGCTGACGGCCAAGGAGTCTCTGGACCGGGAGGAGATCTGTCCGCAGAGCGAGACCTGCATGCTGTTCTTTACGCTTTTCCTTGACAACCCGTTGGAGCTGATCCGAGGGGAGGTGGAGGTTCTTGATGTTAACGACAACTCCCCCCTGTTCCCACAGAAGGAAATTGTTTTAAAGATTCCCGAGACGACAGTTCCCGGGTATCGTTTCCCTATCGAAAGTGCCCACGACAAAGACGTGGGCATCAATGGTTTGCAGAATTACAGCCTCGAATATAATTCACATTTCTCCCTCGATGTCGCAAGAGAGGAAACTGGAGTAGAGCTAGTCCTAGAGCGGCCTCTGGACCGTGAAGAGCAGCAAGAGATGACTTTACATCTTAACGCCATCGACGGAGGCTCTCCACCTAGGTCAGGCACGGCAAAGATCCGGATCGTGGTGCTGGATGTCAATGACAACACTCCAGTGTTCAACAAGAAGGTCTACGAAGTCCGTCTGGCTGAGAATAGCCCCCCAGGGCAGCTAGTGGTTAGGATTGCAGCAACGGATCCCGACGAAGGATCCTATGGGAAGGTGCAGTACTCCTTCACCCAGACATCCGAGGAATTCCGACAGCTCTTCGATTTGAACCCTGACACGGGGGAGATTCGAGTGGCAGGCAGCTTAGACTTTGAAGAAGTGAAAAAACACGAGATGATGGTGAAAGCCACCGACGGGGGAGAACTATTCTCGCACTGTAAAGTGTTGGTGGAAGTCACGGATGTCAACGACAACGCTCCGGAGATACAGCTGACCTCACACACTGCCTCCATTCCTGAGGACGCTCCGCCACGCACCGTCGTGGCACTCTACAGCGTGCGGGACCGGGACTCAGGTGACAACGGCAGAACGGAGTGCATCATCGATGGAGACTTGCCCTTCACTCTCACCCCCACCTTCGGGAATTTCTACGAGCTGAGAACCAGCGCGGCGCTGGACAGGGAGACGAGGGCAGAGTACAACATCAGCATCCGAGCGACGGACTGGGGCCAGCCGCGCCTGAGCGCCCTTGAAAGCCTGTGGGTGCAGGTGGGGGACGTGAACGACAACGCCCCCGCCTTCAGCCAGGAGCTGTACAGCCTGTGGGTGACGGAGAACAACAGGCCGATGGTGCGCATCGGGCGCGTGCAGGCGAGCGACGCGGACGCGGGCAGCAACGCGCGCGTGCAGTACGCGCTGGTGCGCGGGGAGGGCGCGGAGCAGCCCGCGCTGTCGGTGAACGCGGAGAGCGGCGAGGTGTACGTGGTGCGGGCGCTGGACTACGAGCGGCTGCGCGCCTTGGAGGTGCGGGTGCGCGCCACGGACGGCGGCTGGCCGGCGCTGAGCGCGCAGGCGGTGCTGCGCGTGCTGGTGCGCGACGAGAACGACAACGCGCCGGTGGTGCTGCACCCGGGCGGCGAGAGCGGCGCGGGCGCGGGCGAGCTGGTGCCGCGCTGGGCGCCGGCGGGCGACCTGGTGGCCAAGGTGGTGGCGGTGGACGCGGACGCGGGCCAGAACGCCTGGCTGTCGTACGAGCTGGCCAAGGCCACGGAGCCGGGGCTCTTCCGCCTCGGGCCGCACAGCGGCGAGCTGCGCACGGCCAGGGCCGTGGCCGAGCGCGACGCGCCCCGACACAGCCTCGTCGTGCTCGTGCGAGACCGCGGCCAGCCGCCGCGCTCGGCCAGCGCCACCCTCGCCGTCGCCCTGCTCCGCGACTTCTCCGACGCCCACGCAAGCCTCGCCCACGACCCGCCGCCCCACGAGCCCGACCACACGCTCACGCTCTACCTCATCGCCTGCCTGGCCTGCGTCTCCGCGCTCTGCCTGGCCACCGGCCTGGCCGCGCTGCTCACGAAGCTGCGGCGGGACCGGCGCAAGCGCGCCGAGCCCTTGCCCACCTTCCCCACGGCTGTGCCCGACAGCGACGCGGGCTCCCTTCCCCGCAGCCTGGTGTACGACGTCTGCTTGGCCACCGGCACCCTGAGCAGCGACTTTCGCTTCCTCGGACCCTTCTTGCCCTGCTTCCCTGCCGAGGTGCCTCCAGGCGCGGCCCCTCAACGGATCTCGGTGTGCTCGCAAGATCCGACCAGCGTCGGTGAAGGAGGAAATAGTGCCGCACAG GCTCCCCTTTCCAAAGACACAGGTCCTAGACCTGCTGAAGCAGCCTGTCCTGCAAACGTAGGGATGGACCCTAGCACCGCTTCTGATCAGAAACATTGGCTCACGCACGAGTAA
- the LOC135185472 gene encoding protocadherin gamma-A12-like, with amino-acid sequence MAEIGGSLGRRERALLCCVLLSVWEAAWGQLRYSVPEEMPKGSFVGDLAKDLGLQMTTFSDSGVRILDKGRRQHFSLHEKTGHLVTAERIDREQLCEGEQQCVLRCELVVEGEMEVYGVEVEITDINDNSPRFREVEKEVRVSETTAPGSRFPLARAHDPDAGSNSLISYELSGDEHFSLVVQAGPSGYRRPELVLAKAVDREETAFYELVLRARDGGEPSRTGTARIRVVVLDANDNSPVFSQSEYTVRVPEDVPVGSALVTVTATDPDDGLYGHVKYSFQTASVKASQIFQLNSETGEIKLLQSLDFEESDSYELEVQAEDGEGLSDTAKIVITVTDVNDNIPEISVHSTLSEIPEDTHSGTVVALLHVQDRDSGANGQVRCTLDAGVPFGLEKSFEDYYRVVTSRQLDREEVSEYNVTVRAADGGSPPLWSSAVLALRVLDVNDNAPVFSEASYSARLAENNAAGALVLTVRARDADWGQNARVRYRLGEGRVRDVPLSSYVSVQAETGALYALRSFDYEEVREVGLWVVAEDGGSPALSSNVSVRIVIVDENDNAPQVLYPAPAPVSGAGVRGWSGVELAARSAEPGSLVAKVVAVDADAGQNAWLSYELAKATEPGLFRVGLHSGEVRTARFPLARDAARQSLVVLVKDHGRPALSATATLTVVLAENVAEMLSEMGSAAAAVPGEPAGSLTRWLVLAVAAVSCLFLAFLLLLLVLRFRRWRCSQLPPPADGVLRGVPATHFVGIDGVRAFLRSYSQEMSLTADSRKSQLRLSPASCCDTLPVRPLSETSGDLVPTGDHAAENADQVSLQVR; translated from the coding sequence ATGGCGGAGATAGGGGGAAGCCTGGGCCGGCGGGAGAgggccctgctgtgctgtgtcctgctgtCGGTGTGGGAGGCGGCGTGGGGGCAGCTGCGCTACTCGGTACCCGAAGAGATGCCCAAGGGCTCCTTCGTGGGCGACCTGGccaaggacctggggctgcagaTGACAACCTTCAGTGACAGCGGCGTCCGCATTTTAGACAAAGGTAGGAGGCAGCATTTCTCTCTGCACGAGAAGACGGGACACTTAGTGACAGCGGAGAGGAtagacagagagcagctgtgtgagggcGAGCAGCAATGCGTGCTGCGGTGTGAGCTGGTAGTGGAGGGGGAAATGGAGGTTTACGGAGTCGAAGTGGAGATCACGGACATTAACGACAACTCTCCCCGGTTTCGAGAGGTAGAAAAAGAAGTGAGAGTGAGTGAGACGACAGCGCCAGGGTCGCGGTTTCCTCTGGCCAGAGCTCATGACCCGGACGCGGGATCAAATTCTCTCATCAGCTACGAGCTGAGCGGTGATGAGCACTTCTCGCTGGTCGTGCAGGCGGGGCCCAGTGGCTATCGCCGTCCGGAGCTGGTGCTGGCGAAGGCGGTGGACCGGGAGGAGACTGCGTTTTATGAGCTGGTCCTGAGGGCGAGGGACGGCGGAGAGCCGTCCCGGACAGGCACGGCGAGGATCCGCGTGGTGGTGCTTGATGCAAACGACAACTCACCTGTGTTCAGCCAGTCGGAGTACACGGTGCGTGTGCCGGAGGACGTGCCCGTGGGCTCTGCCCTCGTCACCGTCACGGCCACTGACCCCGACGACGGTCTCTACGGGCACGTAAAATACTCATTTCAAACAGCTTCTGTAAAAGCCTCTCAGATTTTCCAGTTGAACTCTGAAACGGGAGAAATCAAACTGTTGCAAAGCCTGGACTTCGAGGAAAGTGACTCCTACGAACTGGAGGTACAGGCAGAAGACGGTGAGGGCCTTTCTGACACGGCAAAAATCGTGATCACTGTGACAGATGTTAACGACAACATACCCGAGATTTCCGTGCACTCGACATTGAGCGAGATCCCTGAGGACACCCACTCGGGAACGGTGGTGGCCCTTCTGCACGTGCAGGACCGAGACTCGGGGGCCAACGGCCAGGTGCGGTGCACTCTGGACGCCGGAGTCCCTTTCGGTCTGGAAAAGTCGTTTGAGGATTATTACCGCGTGGTTACCTCGAGGCAGCTGGACAGGGAGGAAGTGTCGGAGTACAACGTCACAGTGAGGGCGGCCGATGGCGGGTCGCCGCCGCTGTGGAGCAGTGCCGTGCTGGCGCTGCGAGTGCTGGACGTTAACGACAACGCACCGGTGTTCAGCGAGGCGAGCTACAGCGCCCGTCTGGCCGAGAACAACGCGGCGGGCGCGCTGGTGCTGACGGTGCGGGCGAGGGACGCGGACTGGGGGCAGAACGCGCGCGTGCGGTACCGGCTGGGCGAGGGGCGGGTGCGGGACGTGCCGCTGTCGTCGTACGTGTCGGTGCAGGCGGAGACGGGCGCGCTGTACGCGCTGCGCTCCTTCGACTACGAGGAGGTGCGCGAGGTGGGGCTGTGGGTGGTGGCGGAGGACGGCGGCTCCCCGGCGCTGAGCAGCAACGTGTCGGTGCGCATCGTGATCGTGGACGAGAACGACAACGCGCCGCAGGTGCTGTACCCAGCGCCGGCGCCCGTGTCCGGGGCCGGTGTCCGTGGCTGGTCGGGCGTGGAGCTGGCGGCGCGGTCGGCGGAGCCCGGGTCGCTGGTGGCCAAGGTGGTGGCGGTGGACGCGGACGCGGGTCAGAACGCGTGGCTGTCGTACGAGCTGGCCAAGGCGACGGAGCCGGGGCTGTTCCGCGTCGGGCTGCACAGCGGCGAGGTGCGCACTGCGCGCTTCCCGCTGGCCCGCGACGCGGCCCGGCAGagcctggtggtgctggtgaagGACCACGGGCGGCCGGCGCTGTCTGCCACGGCCACGCTGACGGTGGTGCTGGCCGAGAACGTGGCCGAGATGCTCTCTGAGATGGGCAGCGCGGCGGCAGCAGTGCCGGGCgagccagcaggcagcctgaCGCGCTGGCTGGTGCTGGCCGTGGCAGCTGTCTCCTGCCTCTTCCTCgccttcttgctgctgctgctggttttgcgCTTTCGGCGTTGGCGCTGCTCACAGCTGCCTCCGCCGGCGGACGGGGTTTTACGTGGTGTCCCGGCCACACACTTCGTGGGCATCGACGGCGTCCGCGCCTTCCTGCGCTCCTACTCGCAAGAGATGTCTCTCACCGCAGACTCACGCAAGAGCCAGCTCCGCTTgtctcctgccagctgctgcgaCACCCTCCCGGTCCGCCCACTGTCTGAAACATCGGGTGATCTAGTCCCCACGGGAGATCACGCTGCCGAGAATGCTGACCAAGTTTCCCTTCAGGTACGTTGA
- the LOC135185473 gene encoding protocadherin gamma-B5-like, with the protein MEVWPAGEGWEAAGRVALFALLLPMCCRAIAEPIHYSIPEEMGRGSLVGPLARDLGLSPAELPARKLRIVSGDEMRYFTLGKDNTNLRVNERIDREDICGAVSPCVITLEAVVENPFNMFHASVTIEDINDNAPQFDREFVAIEMIESTRPGTRFPLGSGRDPDVGTNSLQNYQLTPNPLFSLVVKESLDGTKQPELVLEKSLDREKQRNHHLILTALDGGDPVRSGTIQIKINVTDANDNTPVFTKEVYKVGLLENLPEGSLAFQVKATDNDEGTNAEITYSFSDITNSARQLFTLDSRTGEVRVTGPLDYEEGKHYEATVEGKDGGGLSAHAKVHINILDVNDNAPSISLLPILNPIPEDSVLSTVVAVINIRDKDSGDNGAVSCNIDGDSPFKLDTSSENIYKLITASELDRETASGYNITITARDRGIPALSSSAELVLEVSDVNDNAPVFEEEVYNAYVEENNAAGAQVLSVLARDADAGANGRVSYWLESSSTGKVPAPVSVEARSGAVYAQRSFDYEQCREFTVTVRAQDGGVPARSSTATVRIFVLDRNDNAPRVLWPTTAAAAGGETPPFEVVPRSAEAGYLVAKVVAVDADAGRNAWLSYELVQAAEPALFRLGLHSGEVRTARAVSERDAGKQRLVALVKDHGQPALSATATLHVVLAESLQEALPELSERPAGVESPAELQFYLVLALALLSALFLLSLLLALLARLRRAGPPPVLRCLGAQRFSLASAAFPADFCEGTLPYSYNLCVAPGRAVTEASCLPPPPPILSTEELPGGESCEKQNPSSSSAVAGDPPAGPGTTQLWYNQTEGVKLTNCQKPVSVVENDI; encoded by the coding sequence atggaggtttggccggcaggggagggctgggaagcagccGGAAGGGTCGCGTTGTTCGCTCTGCTGCTGCCGATGTGCTGCAGGGCGATAGCGGAGCCGATCCACTATTCCATCCCCGAGGAGATGGGCAGAGGCTCGCTGGTGGGGCCGCTGGCTCGGGACCTGGGATTGAGCCCGGCGGAGCTGCCGGCACGCAAGCTGCGGATCGTCTCTGGTGACGAGATGCGATACTTCACTCTCGGCAAAGACAATACGAATCTGCGAGTAAACGAGAGGATAGACCGAGAAGACATCTGCGGGGCCGTGTCGCCCTGTGTCATTACTTTGGAGGCAGTCGTAGAAAATCCTTTCAATATGTTTCACGCCAGCGTTACCATCGAGGATATCAATGACAACGCGCCTCAGTTTGACAGAGAGTTTGTTGCCATAGAAATGATCGAGTCCACCCGTCCTGGAACCAGGTTCCCATTGGGCAGTGGAAGAGACCCTGACGTTGGAACGAACTCATTACAAAACTACCAACTTACCCCCAACCCGCTGTTCTCCCTTGTAGTGAAGGAGAGTCTTGATGGGACGAAACAGCCGGAATTAGTGCTGGAGAAAAGTTTAGAccgagaaaagcaaagaaatcacCATCTGATACTGACAGCGTTGGACGGCGGGGATCCAGTCCGATCCGGGACCATCCAGATTAAGATCAATGTGACCGACGCAAATGACAACACACCAGTATTCACCAAAGAGGTCTACAAGGTAGGGCTGCTGGAAAACCTTCCAGAGGGCTCCTTAGCTTTTCAGGTGAAAGCTACTGATAATGACGAAGGCACAAATGCAGAAATTACCTACTCCTTTAGTGACATCACAAACAGTGCTCGCCAGCTCTTCACTCTGGACTCCAGGACGGGGGAGGTGAGGGTTACAGGCCCCTTAGAttatgaagaaggaaaacattatgAAGCGACAGTTGAAGGAAAGGATGGGGGCGGGCTGAGTGCTCACGCCAAAGTTCACATTAACATTCTAGACGTGAACGACAATGCACCATCCATTTCTCTCCTGCCTATCTTAAACCCAATACCCGAAGACTCGGTCCTCAGCACCGTTGTAGCTGTGATCAACATCCGTGATAAAGACTCAGGGGATAACGGAGCAGTGAGCTGTAACATCGATGGGGATTCGCCGTTCAAACTAGACACTTCATCAGAGAACATCTATAAACTAATAACAGCCAGTGAACTAGACAGAGAAACGGCCTCTGGCTACAATATCACCATCACTGCCAGGGACCGGGGCATCCCGGCGCTGTCGAGCAGCgctgagctggtgctggaggtgtcGGACGTGAACGACAATGCACCAGTGTTCGAGGAGGAGGTCTACAACGCCTACGTGGAAGAGAACAACGCGGCAGGAGCGCAGGTGCTGAGCGTGCTGGCTCGGGACGCGGACGCGGGCGCCAACGGGCGCGTCAGctactggctggagagcagcagcacaggcaaagTTCCTGCGCCTGTGTCGGTGGAGGCGCGGAGCGGCGCCGTGTACGCGCAGCGCTCCTTCGATTACGAGCAGTGCCGCGAGTTCACGGTGACGGTGCGAGCGCAGGACGGCGGGGTGCCGGCGCGCAGCTCCACGGCCACGGTGCGCATCTTCGTGCTGGACCGCAACGACAACGCGCCGCGGGTGCTCTGGCCGACGACAGCAGCGGCGGCAGGAGGCGAAACGCCGCCCTTCGAGGTGGTGCCGCGCTCGGCAGAGGCCGGCTACCTGGTGGCCAAGGTGGTGGCGGTGGACGCGGACGCGGGGCGCAACGCGTGGCTGTCGTACGAGCTGGTGCAGGCGGCGGAGCCGGCGCTCTTCCGCCTGGGGCTGCACAGCGGCGAGGTGCGCACGGCGCGGGCCGTGTCGGAGCGCGACGCGGGCAAGCAGCGGCTGGTGGCGCTGGTGAAGGACCACGGGCAGCCGGCGCTGTCGGCCACGGCCACGCTGCACGTGGTGCTGGCCGAGAGCTTGCAGGAGGCGCTGCCGGAGCTGAGCGAGCGCCCGGCGGGCGTGGAGTCGCCGGCGGAGCTGCAGTTCTACCTGGTGCTGGCGCTGGCGCTGCTCTCGGCGCTcttcctgctcagcctgctgctggccctgctggcgCGGCTGCGGAGGGCCGGGCCGCCGCCCGTGCTGCGCTGCCTGGGCGCGCAGCGCTTCTCTCTGGCCAGTGCCGCCTTCCCGGCCGACTTCTGCGAGGGCACCTTGCCCTACTCCTACAACCTGTGCGTGGCGCCGGGACGCGCTGTGACCGAGGCCTCCTGTCTGCCTCCGCCGCCGCCCATCCTGTCCACGGAGGAGCTGCCGGGCGGGGAGTCTTGCGAGAAGCAGAACccgagcagcagcagcgctgtCGCTGGGGACCCGCCCGCCGGCCCAGGCAC